A segment of the Candidatus Pelagisphaera phototrophica genome:
GATGGATCGCCGGAGCGATAAAAAACAAGCTGAGGAGCACAATGGAGAAATGGAACGTAGATCCAGCTCTCATCTCTTTTGGTACGAGCATCACCTACTACGTTTTGATGATTGCGGTCGTGCTGGCTGCAGTGCAGCAGGTTGGCTTCCAGACCACCTCTCTTGTCGCGGTACTTGGTGCCGCTGGCTTAGCAGTTGGCTTAGCCCTTCAAGGTTCGCTCTCAAACTTCGCTTCTGGCGTGCTCATTATCATGTTTCGCCCCTTCAAAATTGGCGACTTTATTGATGCCGGAGGACAAGCAGGCGTAGTTCAGGAAATCGGCGTTCTCGTTACGATAATGAAAACCCCCGACAACAAGAAGATCATCCAGCCAAATTCGGCGATCATGTCGGGTGCGATTATCAACGTCACAGCCAATGATACCCGTCGTGTCGACATGACCGTAGCTGTCAGCTATACCGATGACCTCGATAAGGTGCAGAACATCATTACTGAAATGCTAAATGCGGATAGCCGTGTGCTGCAGGATCCGGCACCTCAAGTTGTGGTCGCGAAATTAGCCGACAGCAGCGTCAACTTTAATGTTCGCCCATGGTGCGCCACTGGGGATTACTGGGGCATTTTCTTCGATTTCCAAAAAAATATTAAGCAACGCCTCGATCAGGAAGGCGTATCAATCCCCTTCCCCCAACAAGATGTATACATGCATCAAGTTGTTAAATAATAGACATCAACCCTTACCCCCTCCTCACAATGGACAACAAAGTAGTAAAAATAGTCCTTGCTATTCAGCTCCCTTCCAGTCGGCACGTTTCTGCAAGTGGGTACCACCAAGCACCTCTGGATCAACATCGTCCTGTTGTTTCTAACCCTTGGGGTTGGAGCACTGACTAAGGCCCTCTAGCTAGTTCTGACTGACCAAAAAGGCTGATCGCGAACAAGTATCCATCTCTTTCAAAGCCGCGGTTACGACCGCGGTTTTTTTCGTTATGGGAGATCTCCTCGCACCCACTCAAATCCATCGAACCGTCTCCTAGCCGAGTTTGGTTCCCTCAACTAAGTCCGTCACCAGTTCACCCATACGGTTCAGCATGGCAGACTCGTCGCCCAAATTGTCCTTGATGGTGTTTACGATCGCACTACCAACAACTACTCCATCTGCAAGCTCAGCTACGGCTCGAACCTGATCGCGATTGTGTATTCCAAACCCAACCACAAGCGGCTTGTCCGAGTGCCGTTTGATCATCGCAACCATCTCTCCGAGATCCGAGGCTAGATTGTCTCGCACGCCAGTGACCCCTGTTCGGGAAACGTAGTAAATAAATCCTGTCGCACACTGGGCGATGTGCTTGACCCTTTCCTCTGGAGTCGTTGGGGCGAGCAGGAACACGGTCTTCATGCCGCAACGCTCACAAGACGCCATGTAATCTCCCGCTTCTTCCGGGGGCAGATCAA
Coding sequences within it:
- a CDS encoding mechanosensitive ion channel family protein, with translation MNEENPLSKGEELMETALQWLLQDGINIGKAILMALIIFVVGRWIAGAIKNKLRSTMEKWNVDPALISFGTSITYYVLMIAVVLAAVQQVGFQTTSLVAVLGAAGLAVGLALQGSLSNFASGVLIIMFRPFKIGDFIDAGGQAGVVQEIGVLVTIMKTPDNKKIIQPNSAIMSGAIINVTANDTRRVDMTVAVSYTDDLDKVQNIITEMLNADSRVLQDPAPQVVVAKLADSSVNFNVRPWCATGDYWGIFFDFQKNIKQRLDQEGVSIPFPQQDVYMHQVVK
- a CDS encoding YqaE/Pmp3 family membrane protein — protein: MLFSSLPVGTFLQVGTTKHLWINIVLLFLTLGVGALTKAL
- the trpA gene encoding tryptophan synthase subunit alpha encodes the protein MNRIENAFSKAKAENRSAFVSYVCAGDPNVEASLEICRTLIKSGVDVLEIGVPFSDPLADGLTNQLAAERALEAGTTGEDVFNLVRFLRKENDTAPVVFYTYYNLMFSVGLDAYVAEAKEAGVDGLLVLDLPPEEAGDYMASCERCGMKTVFLLAPTTPEERVKHIAQCATGFIYYVSRTGVTGVRDNLASDLGEMVAMIKRHSDKPLVVGFGIHNRDQVRAVAELADGVVVGSAIVNTIKDNLGDESAMLNRMGELVTDLVEGTKLG